Proteins from a single region of Punica granatum isolate Tunisia-2019 chromosome 8, ASM765513v2, whole genome shotgun sequence:
- the LOC116189029 gene encoding putative laccase-9 isoform X1 yields the protein MEKTSAPAASIVSELLLLLVFLAAGPLLQSPVEGVVHYHDFVLREKNFTRLCSNKSMLVVNDSFPGPVIRVHKGDTVYVNVHNQGDYGITIHWHGVKQPGNSWSDGPEYVTQCPIQPGTNFTYEIIFSNEEGTLWWHAHSDWSRYSIHGAIVVYPVNGTTYPFPTPDGEEIIVLGSWYEINVNAVVDEDLRTGGDTPRSVAYVINGQPGDFCNCSKESTYRWVVDYGKTYLVRLVNAAMNAELFLAIADHNLTVVGMDGNYVKPFVTGYIMISPGQTIDFLLTANQTLGHYYIVAHQYDTARPDVTDYDQMNASAILMYSGNYTAPGIPIYPSQLPAYENHTAGDAFVARLRSLANEQYPVDVPMNVTTRMYITVSMNQILCSPPTCAGINGNRLASSMNNISFLNPDMDILQAYYSNLSGVYTPDFPSWPPTMYNFTEYDPPFNVTVPIVATKVMMLNYNEEVEITFQGTETLNASEDHPMHVHGYSFYVVGSGVGNFNNVTDSLTYNLVDPVQLNTVRTPKIGWVTIRFKANNPGVWLWHCHLDRHLSWGMDTVMIVRDGGTPETSLRSPPPYMPKCKVPFSHWIRNFDDSDEEYAQLFSH from the exons ATGGAGAAGACATCAGCTCCAGCAGCTTCCATAGTCTCAGAGCTTCTCTTGCTTCTCGTGTTCCTCGCTGCTGGTCCCCTCCTCCAATCTCCGGTTGAGGGTGTTGTTCACTACCACGACTTCGTG CTAAGGGAGAAGAACTTCACGAGGCTATGCAGCAACAAGAGCATGCTGGTGGTGAATGACAGCTTCCCAGGCCCTGTGATTCGAGTCCACAAAGGGGACACTGTATATGTCAATGTCCACAACCAAGGAGATTACGGCATCACCATCCACTG GCATGGTGTGAAACAACCGGGAAACTCGTGGTCTGACGGTCCCGAGTACGTTACGCAATGTCCCATTCAACCAGGAACAAATTTCACCTATGAGATAATATTCTCCAATGAAGAGGGAACTCTCTGGTGGCATGCACACAGCGACTGGTCCCGCTACAGTATTCACGGAGCAATCGTTGTCTACCCAGTCAATGGAACCACATACCCTTTCCCAACCCCCGATGGCGAAGAAATAATCGTCCTTG GATCTTGGTATGAAATAAATGTCAATGCAGTAGTCGATGAGGACTTAAGGACTGGAGGAGACACGCCTCGTTCAGTTGCTTATGTGATCAACGGCCAACCAGGAGACTTCTGTAATTGTTCTAAAG AGTCGACGTATAGGTGGGTGGTCGACTACGGGAAGACTTACCTTGTCCGCCTAGTGAATGCAGCCATGAATGCAGAACTCTTCCTCGCCATTGCGGATCACAACTTGACAGTGGTCGGGATGGATGGGAACTATGTGAAACCCTTTGTGACAGGTTACATCATGATAAGTCCGGGACAAACTATAGATTTCCTCCTCACAGCAAACCAGACTCTAGGCCATTACTATATCGTGGCTCATCAATACGATACAGCCCGACCTGATGTGACGGATTACGATCAAATGAATGCCTCTGCGATTCTCATGTATAGCGGCAACTACACTGCCCCCGGGATACCGATATACCCTTCACAACTCCCTGCTTACGAGAATCATACTGCTGGAGATGCGTTCGTGGCGAGGCTCAGAAGCTTGGCCAATGAGCAATATCCGGTTGACGTGCCTATGAACGTTACGACCCGAATGTACATTACAGTGTCTATGAACCAGATCCTCTGCTCCCCCCCTACATGTGCAGGGATTAATGGTAATCGGCTTGCTTCGAGTATGAACAACATAAGTTTCCTGAACCCAGACATGGATATACTTCAAGCTTACTATAG CAACTTGAGCGGAGTCTACACGCCCGATTTTCCGAGTTGGCCGCCGACGATGTACAACTTCACAGAGTATGATCCGCCATTCAATGTTACGGTGCCGATCGTGGCGACAAAGGTGATGATGTTGAACTACAATGAAGAAGTGGAGATTACATTTCAAGGGACCGAAACATTAAACGCATCTGAGGACCATCCCATGCACGTGCACGGCTACAGCTTCTATGTGGTGGGGTCAGGCGTCGGAAACTTCAACAACGTGACGGACTCGTTAACTTATAATTTGGTTGATCCGGTGCAGTTGAATACGGTCAGAACTCCTAAGATAGGATGGGTTACCATAAGATTCAAGGCGAACAATCCCG GCGTGTGGCTCTGGCATTGCCACTTGGATCGACATCTAAGCTGGGGCATGGACACGGTAATGATTGTGAGGGACGGTGGAACGCCAGAGACGAGCTTACGAAGTCCCCCTCCATATATGCCTAAGTGCAAGGTCCCCTTTTCACATTGGATTCGAAACTTCGATGATTCGGACGAGGAATATGCTCAATTATTTTCACATTGA
- the LOC116189029 gene encoding putative laccase-9 isoform X2 — translation MLVVNDSFPGPVIRVHKGDTVYVNVHNQGDYGITIHWHGVKQPGNSWSDGPEYVTQCPIQPGTNFTYEIIFSNEEGTLWWHAHSDWSRYSIHGAIVVYPVNGTTYPFPTPDGEEIIVLGSWYEINVNAVVDEDLRTGGDTPRSVAYVINGQPGDFCNCSKESTYRWVVDYGKTYLVRLVNAAMNAELFLAIADHNLTVVGMDGNYVKPFVTGYIMISPGQTIDFLLTANQTLGHYYIVAHQYDTARPDVTDYDQMNASAILMYSGNYTAPGIPIYPSQLPAYENHTAGDAFVARLRSLANEQYPVDVPMNVTTRMYITVSMNQILCSPPTCAGINGNRLASSMNNISFLNPDMDILQAYYSNLSGVYTPDFPSWPPTMYNFTEYDPPFNVTVPIVATKVMMLNYNEEVEITFQGTETLNASEDHPMHVHGYSFYVVGSGVGNFNNVTDSLTYNLVDPVQLNTVRTPKIGWVTIRFKANNPGVWLWHCHLDRHLSWGMDTVMIVRDGGTPETSLRSPPPYMPKCKVPFSHWIRNFDDSDEEYAQLFSH, via the exons ATGCTGGTGGTGAATGACAGCTTCCCAGGCCCTGTGATTCGAGTCCACAAAGGGGACACTGTATATGTCAATGTCCACAACCAAGGAGATTACGGCATCACCATCCACTG GCATGGTGTGAAACAACCGGGAAACTCGTGGTCTGACGGTCCCGAGTACGTTACGCAATGTCCCATTCAACCAGGAACAAATTTCACCTATGAGATAATATTCTCCAATGAAGAGGGAACTCTCTGGTGGCATGCACACAGCGACTGGTCCCGCTACAGTATTCACGGAGCAATCGTTGTCTACCCAGTCAATGGAACCACATACCCTTTCCCAACCCCCGATGGCGAAGAAATAATCGTCCTTG GATCTTGGTATGAAATAAATGTCAATGCAGTAGTCGATGAGGACTTAAGGACTGGAGGAGACACGCCTCGTTCAGTTGCTTATGTGATCAACGGCCAACCAGGAGACTTCTGTAATTGTTCTAAAG AGTCGACGTATAGGTGGGTGGTCGACTACGGGAAGACTTACCTTGTCCGCCTAGTGAATGCAGCCATGAATGCAGAACTCTTCCTCGCCATTGCGGATCACAACTTGACAGTGGTCGGGATGGATGGGAACTATGTGAAACCCTTTGTGACAGGTTACATCATGATAAGTCCGGGACAAACTATAGATTTCCTCCTCACAGCAAACCAGACTCTAGGCCATTACTATATCGTGGCTCATCAATACGATACAGCCCGACCTGATGTGACGGATTACGATCAAATGAATGCCTCTGCGATTCTCATGTATAGCGGCAACTACACTGCCCCCGGGATACCGATATACCCTTCACAACTCCCTGCTTACGAGAATCATACTGCTGGAGATGCGTTCGTGGCGAGGCTCAGAAGCTTGGCCAATGAGCAATATCCGGTTGACGTGCCTATGAACGTTACGACCCGAATGTACATTACAGTGTCTATGAACCAGATCCTCTGCTCCCCCCCTACATGTGCAGGGATTAATGGTAATCGGCTTGCTTCGAGTATGAACAACATAAGTTTCCTGAACCCAGACATGGATATACTTCAAGCTTACTATAG CAACTTGAGCGGAGTCTACACGCCCGATTTTCCGAGTTGGCCGCCGACGATGTACAACTTCACAGAGTATGATCCGCCATTCAATGTTACGGTGCCGATCGTGGCGACAAAGGTGATGATGTTGAACTACAATGAAGAAGTGGAGATTACATTTCAAGGGACCGAAACATTAAACGCATCTGAGGACCATCCCATGCACGTGCACGGCTACAGCTTCTATGTGGTGGGGTCAGGCGTCGGAAACTTCAACAACGTGACGGACTCGTTAACTTATAATTTGGTTGATCCGGTGCAGTTGAATACGGTCAGAACTCCTAAGATAGGATGGGTTACCATAAGATTCAAGGCGAACAATCCCG GCGTGTGGCTCTGGCATTGCCACTTGGATCGACATCTAAGCTGGGGCATGGACACGGTAATGATTGTGAGGGACGGTGGAACGCCAGAGACGAGCTTACGAAGTCCCCCTCCATATATGCCTAAGTGCAAGGTCCCCTTTTCACATTGGATTCGAAACTTCGATGATTCGGACGAGGAATATGCTCAATTATTTTCACATTGA